A genomic stretch from Penicillium digitatum chromosome 4, complete sequence includes:
- a CDS encoding Vacuolar membrane-associated protein iml1: MSLRGPMRRSHLRQVSAASLESSSTHSLEASNCDHDHDHDHDQATDDRTVRLSSASWVQHQCALWVHDETFSREEILLNPSAFGETEVQVGDVVEILPMRGSGDSCYSTLKPEGASKAVRETHAELNSASQADSTSKFKTPLQSRCLFVVKALPPETKARNPQLEISVTNNIANIFGFKNRTQVRLSIVDRDQCAASHVDIAFRDQYMVRSDMWRLVMSELSDKIIYKGQKIMFMGSIKATVKNIFIREKKCLSGYFSPQTIPIFRSESAKYVLFIQMSKEMWDFDSEGTGDILFSRVINGFLPELFKRWANSDAKHLVTIVLFTRVEYDKPTSSSQPNLSAGNLNNKSRPKKGPTRDFYRVVVNDMASGHWTTILDELKREFRTFLRDVSILKPDDLDVVSGSGIKSSHKPNMATIAGHPSSALRGNILEAIHLASAHLAFDHIDRDMVHTGTSIIVITPGSGVFEVSYESLASTTEALANRGIAIDLVCLSPMPLHSVPLFKYREPVEQQSGNLGGAGFSGVNRDKMSPEIHHSLSSVVSRSSYLSPSSYLSAIRTRERATPQAKDWSYGIPHWLDISYWNPETYREARRILKKDPNAPISLTVTRPSKAFTPRVRMYEIQMMGVMESEQANITIPYLTEGRGGTRPRGSWPGYSPANNAPSKPRFANPSSLKGQLSDSLRPGSFVHSAAEQNELQTRDAQSSRKAVMSWMDQYDENLFAISPKRLKATKPPKAKRPSESEVQAAGGGVHERLSARSITRLRHHETNPADENDSLHSGPRRIDSNMATPRSPSTGKNISPTKPALKKTPAPIASRISRTISFALRGLLATPPRAMASTGVNIEHASAMPMTNQRTHAGSISDARSVTSLSPSETASTASVFDVFSPSSTPVKSSQTPAKPISIKMPSKNPSKESEPPEQAGPHGSFLVKAPVNDAGRDYGEDHPKSHKIEITLNNSPRELQVRNSPSKALSPWVRSVNPCNTPKDVLRDTSWFGRWQHAYPRPPHVAVVKWKSLKSPAVLPLTTEEFPTASVLASEYLQTPYRVFPNEDSEGIEAPKTRGVLLREMISLRLSHGFQIIVGKHVADVSAQPALESLNVFDFRGLERDGLTIFLSKGNTIHRLVCIQGGEVEVTRFTHQNSALMTSPKKPTLTLYQPAMKTILSAEYEVKDVKLDPTSQEYNWNYADNYVAGHRDYLQNPAQQLHFWRVRYVLIPLQLHANSRRNLQVSHDDTEEEVHLLGISHLTHIWQRYKYVSPEEKLFETSNPKRDQNPLNIMYQTRNPSEIVTAELDRLLLTDPGLDNAPAQLLPESELLDRSSISLMTLAQIIQGEKGVRMMDRRWHWRLHYNCFIGFEFTTWLLQNIRDIDTREQAVKFGNELIDHGLFQHVEKRHNFRDGNYFYQVCADYRVTRPESRGSWFPQLRPDKSMPSTPAIGTAKDSPASLKARSDSIDERMPQTPNTPSKAKNKVAIMLSKSMKFDVDPRKRSNRPEVIDLHWDRLHNPENCFHVELSWMSTTPKLVEDTVLSWASTADKFGLKLVQVPIAEACAISKTQPFRKPYEIKLQVPPPKGPLHTVFNNASFAQPGPPDRLYYQKAILRRFDFVLDFEASSAFPADVEVYYSWGKPDYIYPQFIHRTGSLLAQITDEGHFLLLANRLVSTRATTSRDAGRFENHNRSDFRGRAPNHDGIDRVSPRLSPITRPVHDTGSIGSPLTPSGSASIDLANLYRAPENILNALAEFCGDAAQLEQFYLESHARPSSTKVESTTTNVVMDASIPSLELPASLVGHHISPPPGLPSRITHESREGLMSPEVTRARARRDSLSYNASPRSGSLRPLI, encoded by the coding sequence ATGTCTTTGCGCGGGCCCATGCGGCGGTCGCACCTGAGGCAAGTGAGCGCGGCGAGCTTGGAGAGCAGCTCCACCCACTCACTGGAGGCTTCGAACTGTGACCACGACCACGACCACGACCACGACCAAGCCACAGATGATCGGACTGTCAGGTTGTCCTCAGCAAGCTGGGTACAGCACCAGTGTGCGCTGTGGGTGCACGATGAGACGTTCTCACGGGAAGAGATTTTATTGAATCCATCGGCTTTTGGCGAAACCGAAGTCCAAGTTGGGGATGTTGTCGAGATCCTACCCATGCGGGGATCTGGCGATTCTTGCTATTCTACCCTAAAGCCCGAGGGAGCTTCTAAAGCTGTTCGCGAGACTCATGCCGAACTCAACTCGGCCTCTCAAGCGGATAGCACCTCCAAATTCAAGACTCCTCTGCAGAGCCGTTGTTTATTCGTGGTAAAAGCCTTACCACCAGAAACTAAGGCTCGAAATCCCCAATTAGAAATTTCAGTGACAAACAACATTGCCAACATCTTTGGTTTCAAGAACCGAACGCAAGTTCGATTATCAATTGTGGACCGAGACCAATGTGCAGCGTCACATGTCGACATCGCTTTTCGTGATCAATACATGGTCCGATCGGACATGTGGAGACTAGTCATGTCGGAGTTATCGGATAAAATAATATACAAAGGACAAAAGATTATGTTTATGGGGAGCATCAAAGCTACTGTCAAGAACATCTTTATCCGAGAGAAGAAGTGCCTCTCGGGATATTTCTCGCCACAGACAATCCCCATTTTCCGAAGCGAGTCCGCGAAATATGTTCTATTCATCCAAATGTCGAAAGAAATGTGGGACTTTGACTCGGAGGGGACTGGTGACATCCTCTTCAGCCGGGTTATCAACGGTTTCCTACCAGAGCTCTTCAAGAGATGGGCCAATTCAGACGCAAAGCATTTGGTGACCATTGTGCTGTTCACTCGAGTCGAATATGATAAGCCCACCAGTTCAAGCCAGCCTAATCTCAGCGCTGGGAATTTGAACAACAAATCCCGACCAAAAAAAGGTCCGACTCGAGACTTTTATCGTGTGGTAGTAAATGACATGGCAAGCGGCCATTGGACAACCATTTTAGACGAGTTGAAAAGGGAATTTAGGACCTTTTTGCGAGATGTGTCAATCCTGAAACCGGACGACCTAGACGTTGTATCCGGCAGTGGCATCAAGAGCTCTCACAAACCAAACATGGCCACCATTGCCGGGCACCCAAGTTCAGCTCTACGAGGAAACATCCTAGAGGCCATCCATCTCGCCTCTGCACACCTAGCTTTCGACCATATCGATCGAGACATGGTCCACactggcacctcgatcattgTTATCACCCCCGGTAGCGGTGTTTTCGAAGTCTCTTATGAATCCTTGGCTTCTACAACAGAAGCCCTTGCGAACCGAGGCATAGCAATTGATTTGGTCTGTTTGAGTCCGATGCCTCTTCATTCTGTGCCACTCTTCAAATACCGGGAGCCAGTGGAGCAACAGTCTGGGAATTTGGGAGGGGCTGGATTCAGCGGAGTCAACAGGGATAAGATGTCTCCTGAGATACACCATTCCCTTTCAAGTGTTGTTAGCAGATCATCATATCTTTCTCCAAGCTCATACTTGTCTGCAATTAGAACGAGGGAACGGGCAACACCTCAAGCCAAAGACTGGAGCTATGGTATCCCTCATTGGCTTGATATATCCTACTGGAACCCTGAAACATACCGAGAGGCCCGCCGAATCTTGAAAAAAGACCCAAATGCACCTATCTCTCTTACCGTCACTCGTCCATCAAAGGCGTTCACGCCACGGGTGCGCATGTATGAGATCCAAATGATGGGAGTCATGGAAAGTGAACAAGCAAACATCACAATTCCCTACCTTACTGAAGGGCGCGGTGGAACAAGACCTCGTGGATCCTGGCCCGGTTACAGTCCAGCTAACAATGCTCCTTCTAAACCCCGTTTCGCGAATCCTTCATCTTTAAAGGGACAACTTAGTGACAGTCTTCGCCCGGGATCATTTGTTCATAGCGCAGCAGAGCAAAATGAACTGCAAACTCGAGATGCGCAGAGTTCACGCAAGGCAGTGATGTCATGGATGGACCAATATGATGAAAACCTTTTTGCTATCTCTCCGAAACGACTCAAGGCTACGAAACCGCCCAAGGCAAAGCGACCCAGTGAATCAGAAGTCCAGGCTGCTGGGGGCGGAGTGCATGAACGGCTATCTGCCCGCTCCATCACGCGCCTCCGCCATCACGAAACGAATCCAGCAGACGAGAATGATTCTTTGCACTCTGGACCTCGAAGAATTGACTCAAACATGGCTACTCCAAGAAGCCCAAGCACGGGCAAGAATATCTCCCCCACAAAACCAGCGTTGAAAAAGACGCCGGCGCCAATAGCTTCACGAATTTCTCGGACGATTAGCTTTGCGCTCCGAGGCTTGCTCGCAACCCCACCGAGAGCCATGGCAAGCACGGGGGTCAATATAGAGCATGCCAGTGCTATGCCCATGACAAACCAAAGAACCCATGCCGGGTCAATTTCTGACGCCAGGAGCGTCACTTCCTTGAGCCCGTCAGAAACAGCATCGACTGCATCAGTCTTCGATGTATTCTCGCCATCTTCAACGCCCGTGAAGTCTTCTCAGACTCCTGCTAAGCCGATTTCCATCAAAATGCCCTCCAAAAACCCATCAAAGGAATCCGAACCGCCAGAGCAAGCAGGCCCTCATGGATCATTTTTGGTGAAAGCCCCAGTGAATGACGCTGGTCGGGACTACGGTGAAGATCATCCGAAAAGTCATAAAATCGAAATCACTCTCAATAATAGCCCGCGCGAATTACAAGTGCGGAACTCTCCGAGTAAAGCTCTGTCTCCATGGGTCCGATCTGTCAACCCATGCAATACCCCTAAAGACGTGCTGCGCGATACTAGTTGGTTTGGCCGTTGGCAACATGCGTATCCTCGCCCTCCACATGTGGCTGTGGTAAAGTGGAAGAGTTTAAAGTCTCCCGCGGTGCTTCCTTTGACGACGGAAGAATTCCCCACAGCCAGTGTGCTTGCTTCAGAATATCTACAGACACCATATCGTGTCTTCCCAAATGAAGACTCCGAAGGCATTGAAGCACCAAAGACCCGTGGGGTACTTTTACGAGAAATGATCTCGCTGCGGCTTTCTCATGGTTTCCAAATCATTGTTGGAAAGCATGTGGCCGACGTATCTGCGCAGCCCGCCCTTGAATCGCTAAACGTCTTCGATTTCCGAGGTCTAGAGCGCGATGGGCTCACTATATTTCTCTCCAAGGGCAACACAATCCACCGACTTGTCTGCATCCAAGGGGGAGAAGTTGAAGTGACCCGTTTTACGCATCAAAACTCTGCATTGATGACTTCTCCAAAGAAGCCCACCCTTACTCTCTATCAACCTGCGATGAAAACAATACTAAGCGCCGAATATGAAGTGAAGGATGTCAAGCTTGATCCAACCTCTCAAGAGTACAACTGGAACTATGCCGATAATTATGTGGCTGGTCATCGAGATTATCTCCAAAACCCGGCACAGCAGCTGCACTTCTGGCGAGTCCGTTATGTCTTGATTCCGCTTCAACTTCATGCCAATTCTCGTCGAAATTTGCAGGTTTCCCATGATGACACCGAGGAAGAAGTTCATTTGCTGGGGATCAGCCATTTGACCCATATCTGGCAACGGTACAAATACGTGTCACCGGAGGAAAAGCTTTTTGAGACATCAAATCCCAAGCGAGACCAGAATCCTTTGAACATCATGTATCAAACACGCAATCCATCGGAGATCGTTACAGCAGAGCTGGACCGGTTGCTACTCACAGACCCAGGGCTCGACAACGCCCCTGCTCAGCTCTTGCCCGAGTCAGAACTGTTGGACAGATCCAGCATCAGTCTTATGACGTTGGCGCAAATCATCCAGGGGGAAAAGGGAGTCCGGATGATGGACCGGCGATGGCATTGGAGGTTACACTACAACTGCTTCATCGGGTTTGAATTTACAACCTGGCTGTTGCAAAACATACGTGATATCGATACTCGTGAACAAGCAGTCAAGTTCGGTAACGAGTTGATCGATCATGGCTTGTTCCAACACGTTGAGAAGAGACACAATTTCCGCGATGGCAACTATTTCTATCAAGTCTGTGCTGATTACCGTGTCACTCGTCCAGAGTCTCGAGGAAGCTGGTTCCCTCAGCTTAGACCAGACAAATCAATGCCGTCGACACCCGCCATCGGGACCGCCAAAGACTCTCCTGCCAGCCTCAAAGCTAGATCGGATAGCATCGACGAGCGTATGCCACAGACTCCTAACACTCCCTCCAAGGCGAAGAACAAGGTCGCCATCATGCTGTCCAAATCCATGAAATTCGACGTTGATCCGCGTAAGCGGTCGAATCGGCCGGAAGTCATTGACCTTCACTGGGATCGACTACATAACCCCGAAAATTGCTTCCATGTCGAGCTCAGCTGGATGAGCACGACCCCCAAGTTGGTTGAAGACACCGTGCTTTCTTGGGCATCGACTGCCGACAAATTCGGGCTGAAATTGGTACAGGTGCCGATCGCCGAAGCTTGTGCTATCAGCAAGACGCAGCCATTCCGGAAACCCTACGAGATCAAACTCCAGGTCCCACCACCCAAAGGACCACTGCACACAGTGTTCAACAATGCATCATTTGCGCAACCTGGTCCACCGGATCGCCTCTACTACCAGAAGGCTATTTTGCGGAGGTTTGATTTTGTACTAGACTTCGAAGCCTCCTCTGCATTCCCAGCAGACGTTGAAGTTTACTACTCCTGGGGAAAGCCCGATTACATTTACCCGCAATTTATCCACCGAACGGGAAGCCTCCTCGCACAGATCACGGACGAAGGCCATTTCCTCCTCCTCGCGAATCGGCTTGTGAGTACCCGCGCCACCACGAGTCGAGACGCCGGCCGATTCGAGAATCACAATCGGTCCGATTTCCGAGGCCGTGCCCCGAACCACGATGGAATTGACCGTGTCTCACCCCGGCTATCTCCAATAACCCGGCCCGTTCATGATACTGGCAGTATCGGCAGCCCACTTACCCCATCCGGATCAGCAAGCATCGACTTGGCAAACCTGTACCGCGCTCCGGAAAACATTCTTAACGCCCTGGCCGAGTTCTGCGGCGATGCAGCACAACTAGAGCAGTTCTACTTGGAGTCACATGCTCGTCCATCCTCCACGAAGGTGGAGTCGACTACCACAAACGTCGTAATGGATGCATCGATCCCGTCACTCGAGCTTCCTGCCAGCTTAGTCGGTCATCATATCTCACCGCCGCCAGGATTGCCATCCCGGATCACCCATGAGTCGCGCGAGGGACTCATGTCACCGGAAGTTACACGAGCCAGGGCTCGAAGGGACAGTCTCAGCTACAATGCAAGCCCTAGGAGTGGCAGCTTACGACCCTTGATCTAA
- a CDS encoding Sugar hydrolase, putative gives MKFTEGMWCLQDGVNIEWMSNVERFSIEDDSVNLLLNKFQAHRGHTLNSPTVSMRITSPVEGVIGVKLVHWAGQNDNGPHYHLNKTTGHTKIQHDDAAKTLNYTSGSLNLALKTSANELALEFQSPAGKKLTGQSFRSIGYVRDQRTEKHRYEDGIYAERQGYMLAGLDLGVGEKVYGLGERFGPLVKNGQTVDIWNEDGGTSSELAYKNIPFYISSKGYGVFVNHPGKVSLEVQSERTTRVNISVPGEEIEYFVVYGATPKNILNRYTALTGRPALVPSWSYNLWLTTSFTTKYDEETVTGFLDGFRDRDIPLGVFHFDCFWMKSYQWCDFDFDSDMFPDALGYLKRLKERGLRISVWINPYIAQASPLFEEGKENGYFIKRTDGSVWQWDMWQAGMAVVDFTNPAASKWYNSHLERLAEMGVDSFKTDFAERIPVKGVQYYNGADPERMHNYYALLYNKTVYETLSNRVGRNQGLLFARSSAPGGQAYPVHWGGDCESTFEAMAESLRGGLSLMLSGYIFWASDIGGFEGTPPAALYKRWVQFGLLSTHSRLHGSSSFRVPWIYGEDCSDVLRDCVKRKILLTPYILQEAFKGHGTGTPLMRPLFLEFPEDLNTYAIDTQYMFGPNLLVAPVFTEQGEVTFYVPHSPDDEAGKWISWFDHSKSYESGRWYTETHDFDTMPLLIRPGSVTVTNPMIKAPEDDALEGIELLVNGRLRAETTVEVVNPAQSDEILKAVRISPIEDGKVQANGHSVKLVYVA, from the exons ATGAAGTTCACCGAGGGGATGTGGTGCCTGCAG GACGGCGTCAACATCGAGTGGATGAGCAACGTGGAACGATTTTCAATTGAAGACGACTCCGTCAATCTGCTGTTGAATAAGTTCCAAGCCCACCGAGGACACACCCTCAACTCGC CAACTGTCTCCATGCGGATAACCTCGCCAGTGGAGGGAGTCATTGGTGTGAAGCTTGTCCACTG GGCGGGCCAAAATGACAACGGCCCTCACTACCACCTGAACAAGACCACCGGACACACTAAGATTCAGCACGACGACGCTGCAAAGACACTCAACTATACTAGCGGGTCACTCAATCTGGCTTTGAAAACCTCCGCCAACGAACTGGCCCTGGAATTCCAGTCCCCAGCCGGCAAGAAACTGACCGGCCAATCGTTTCGCTCTATCGGATACGTGCGCGATCAGCGCACTGAGAAGCATCGCTATGAGGACGGTATTTACGCCGAACGCCAGGGATATATGCTCGCAGGGCTTGACCTTGGCGTTGGCGAAAAGGTCTACGGTCTTGGAGAGCGGTTCGGGCCTCTGGTCAAGAACGGACAGACTGTCGATATCTGGAACGAGGATGGTGGTACCTCGTCTGAATTGGCTTACAAGAATATCCCCTTCTATATCAGCTCTAAGGGATATGGTGTTTTCGTCAATCACCCTGGTAAGGTTAGTCTGGAGGTGCAGTCTGAGCGCACTACTCGTGTCAATATCTCTGTTCCTGGCGAGGAAATTGAATACTTTGTTGTGTATGGAGCTACGCCAAAGAATATCCTGAATCGGTATACTGCTTTGACTGGCCGGCCGGCCTTGGTTCCGTCATGGAGTTACAACCTCTGGCTTACCACGA GTTTCACGACCAAATACGACGAAGAGACTGTCACTGGATTCCTCGATGGGTTCCGTGACCGCGATATTCCATTGGGCGTCTTCCACTTCGATTGCTTCTGGATGAAGTCCTATCAGTGGTGCGACTTCGACTTCGACTCAGATATGTTCCCAGATGCCTTGGGATATCTCAAGCGTCTCAAAGAGCGCGGTCTCCGCATTAGTGTCTGGATCAACCCGTACATCGCCCAGGCATCGCCACTATTTGAAGAGGGCAAGGAGAACGGATACTTCATAAAG CGCACCGATGGCTCAGTATGGCAGTGGGATATGTGGCAAGCCGGCATGGCAGTCGTTGATTTCACAAACCCCGCTGCCAGCAAGTGGTACAACTCGCACTTGGAGCGACTAGCGGAAATGGGCGTCGACAGCTTCAAGACCGACTTCGCCGAGCGCATCCCGGTCAAGGGCGTCCAATACTACAACGGTGCCGACCCGGAGCGCATGCATAACTACTACGCTCTCCTCTACAACAAGACCGTGTATGAGACACTTAGCAACCGCGTCGGACGCAACCAGGGTCTCCTCTTCGCGCGCAGTTCCGCACCAGGTGGACAGGCGTACCCGGTTCACTGGGGCGGCGATTGCGAGAGCACATTCGAAGCTATGGCTGAATCGCTGCGCGGCGGACTGAGTCTGATGCTGTCTGGATATATCTTCTGGGCGTCTGATATCGGTGGCTTCGAAGGTACGCCGCCGGCGGCGCTGTACAAGCGGTGGGTGCAGTTTGGTCTGCTGTCTACGCACTCGCGTCTGCACGGATCGTCTTCGTTCCGTGTGCCTTGGATCTATGGCGAGGATTGCTCTGATGTGCTACGGGACTGTGTTAAGCGCAAGATCTTGCTTACTCCGTATATTCTGCAGGAGGCGTTTAAGGGCCATGGAACCGGCACGCCGCTTATGAGGCCGCTTTTCTTAGAGTTCCCCGAGGATCTCAACACATATGCTATTGATACGCAGTACATGTTTGGGCCGAATTTGCTAGTTGCACCGGTGTTTACGGAGCAGGGTGAGGTTACTTTCTATGTGCCTCATTCCCCTGATGATGAGGCTGGGAAATGGATCTCGTGGTTTGATCATTCCAAGTCTTATGAGTCTGGTCGCTGGTACACGGAGACTCACGACTTTGATACCATGCCACTTTTGATCCGTCCTGGTTCTGTTACTGTCACCAATCCGATGATCAAGGCCCCTGAGGATGACGCCTTGGAGGGAATTGAGTTGCTGGTTAATGGGCGCCTGCGGGCTGAGACTACAGTCGAAGTTGTCAACCCGGCTCAGTCAGACGAGATCTTGAAGGCTGTCCGAATTTCTCCTATTGAAGATGGAAAGGTTCAAGCAAATGGTCACAGTGTGAAATTGGTTTATGTTGCCTAG